The DNA region TAGCCCTGGGCGTCCCGTCAGTCAGCGTTCCCCgggtccgtccgtccgcccgcgcgcggcaTCACTATGCCCTGAGAcggggcaccaccaccatcactcACCATCGGCCGCTTCTTGAGCGCATTCTCCTGGTTGCGCGCCGCAAACGCCTTgaccagcgcctcgccgtcgtcgccgccgcgccgcacgtGCGGGAAGAAGACGCGCCGgaactcgccctcgccgagcgccgctcgccaccgccgcgggtgCGCGTCGATGCTCCTCCGCAgccgcgccacggcggccgcctcggggtgccacagcccgccgccgacaaacGACTTGCCCGGCTCGCAGTGCACGTAGTAGCACGCGTAGGGGCCCTTGCGCCCCGTCCGCGACCACGCCGCGCTGAAGTGCGGCTTGTACGGCGTCGGGTCCTTGCTGAAGCGCACGTCGCGGTGGATCCGGAACACCACGTCCTTGACCGGCAGGTCCGGCACCGTCTCGTCGATgcccagcagcgtcgccgtggccgcctcgacgaagcTGTTCCAGTCCTTGAGCGCGCGCCggtactcgtcgtcgtggcctgCCCCGTCCCCCCACGtgtgtcagtcagtcagtgaGTCATGGCTGTTTGACGAGGAGTCGGTGGTTGAGCTTTCGTTACGTAGGTAGATgggtaggcaggcagacaggaAGAAGGGAGGAAGGGACGGGCTGAGGAAAGGGATAGAGGGAAGAGGGCTGTAAGCAGGCCATATGCACGCACTCTTcagccacggccgcctgTTGTTCGCCTTGAGGTCGCGCAGGAACAGCAGCGTGTTGCGATGCAGCTTGTGGTCCTCGTACTCGACGCCCCCCGTGCCGCGCATCTTTTCGAGCGGTATGATTTGCACCTTGCGCGGGGcatcttcgtcttcgtcttcgtct from Purpureocillium takamizusanense chromosome 3, complete sequence includes:
- a CDS encoding uncharacterized protein (COG:S~EggNog:ENOG503NW5F); protein product: MARKRAAPDSERRRSGRIASTPKKSSYFEDPDPDEDEMPPRKKRGRPSGGGSRGAKQGSESESEAHVEVDEDEDDDDDDDDDDGGDYGGEDEDEDEDAPRKVQIIPLEKMRGTGGVEYEDHKLHRNTLLFLRDLKANNRRPWLKSHDDEYRRALKDWNSFVEAATATLLGIDETVPDLPVKDVVFRIHRDVRFSKDPTPYKPHFSAAWSRTGRKGPYACYYVHCEPGKSFVGGGLWHPEAAAVARLRRSIDAHPRRWRAALGEGEFRRVFFPHVRRGGDDGEALVKAFAARNQENALKKRPMGYEVTHPDIELLKLRNFTVGSKIDAETLTRDDAQEKLGVLLRGLHSFVTFLNSIVMPDARLGDDGSDNSESDDDGDGGHDGGEAQPEDGEEEDDEDVDEDEDEEQ